In Streptomyces capitiformicae, one genomic interval encodes:
- a CDS encoding SGNH/GDSL hydrolase family protein has product MSDTRGQGAQAPVRWKRRGPLAGAVAGALLGAALLGTAPLAAAQPGGRGWAGTWGTAPAPAAPDGVSQTGFVDRTVRMAVHTSIGGDEIRLRLSNAHGTAPLVLGRVTVGRAESSGSAVAVPGSLRPVTFDGASGTTVAAGSQTVRDPLPYDVPAGADLLVSVYLPEPTGPATWHWLAQQTNHLSEPGDHTGEPGAAAFTRTETSWFFLTGVDVRGVDTRGTVVALGDSQTDGSGSSPNGNGRWTDAFARRLAAAPATKGIGVLNKGLGGNRVLRDGTETERPQRGTSALGRLDRDVLDQSGVCAAVLYEGINDLQLAPYASAEEVLAGLRTLAGRLHDRGIPVVVGTLTPFKDSPLWTAGAETERAALNAALRTSPEFDAVADFDAAVRDPADPQRVRAAYDSGDHIHLNDAGYRAVADAVPTALLTACAPAKPAPSHDGRTP; this is encoded by the coding sequence ATGAGCGACACCCGCGGGCAGGGCGCTCAGGCCCCCGTCCGGTGGAAACGCCGTGGGCCGCTCGCCGGTGCGGTCGCCGGGGCACTGCTGGGCGCGGCCCTGCTGGGCACCGCCCCCTTGGCCGCCGCCCAGCCCGGCGGGAGGGGCTGGGCCGGCACCTGGGGTACCGCGCCCGCGCCGGCCGCGCCGGACGGGGTCTCGCAGACGGGGTTCGTGGACCGCACCGTACGGATGGCCGTGCACACCTCGATCGGCGGCGACGAGATTCGGCTCAGGCTGTCCAACGCGCACGGGACCGCACCGCTGGTACTCGGCCGGGTCACGGTGGGGCGGGCCGAGTCGTCCGGGTCGGCGGTGGCCGTGCCCGGCAGCCTGCGCCCCGTCACGTTCGACGGCGCCTCCGGTACCACCGTGGCCGCCGGGTCGCAGACCGTCCGCGACCCGCTGCCGTACGACGTGCCGGCGGGCGCCGATCTGCTGGTGAGCGTGTACCTGCCCGAGCCGACCGGCCCTGCCACCTGGCACTGGCTGGCCCAGCAGACCAACCACCTGTCCGAACCCGGCGACCACACCGGCGAACCGGGCGCGGCGGCCTTCACCCGCACCGAGACCTCCTGGTTCTTCCTGACCGGCGTCGATGTGCGCGGCGTGGACACGCGCGGCACCGTCGTCGCGCTCGGCGACTCGCAGACCGACGGCTCCGGCTCCAGCCCGAACGGCAACGGCCGCTGGACCGATGCCTTCGCCCGCCGCCTCGCTGCAGCCCCCGCGACGAAGGGCATCGGCGTCCTCAACAAGGGCCTCGGCGGCAACCGCGTCCTGCGCGACGGCACCGAGACCGAGCGCCCGCAGCGCGGCACCAGCGCGCTCGGCCGGCTCGACCGGGACGTCCTGGACCAGTCCGGGGTGTGCGCCGCCGTCCTCTACGAAGGCATCAACGACCTCCAGCTCGCCCCCTACGCGAGCGCCGAGGAGGTCCTGGCCGGGCTGCGCACCCTGGCCGGCCGGCTTCACGACCGCGGTATCCCCGTCGTCGTAGGAACCCTCACCCCCTTCAAGGACTCGCCGCTGTGGACGGCCGGGGCCGAGACGGAGCGCGCCGCCCTCAACGCCGCGCTGCGCACCTCCCCGGAGTTCGACGCCGTGGCCGACTTCGACGCGGCCGTACGCGACCCCGCCGACCCCCAGCGGGTGCGCGCCGCGTACGACTCAGGCGATCACATCCACCTCAATGACGCCGGCTACCGCGCGGTGGCCGACGCCGTGCCCACCGCACTGTTGACCGCATGTGCCCCGGCGAAACCCGCCCCGAGCCACGACGGGAGGACCCCATGA
- a CDS encoding formylglycine-generating enzyme family protein, whose translation MADVPASRVRLGLQEDGVGRVTARWRHAGVIEDWIAKECPEHEAELPAFRIALHPVTNAEFRRFLEDTGSTELPTSWRFGVYPDGLGNHPVWTVSPEAADAYAAWLADRTGRAFRLSTEAEWEYAAAGPEGREFPWGEAFEPEHANTVESGPLATTPIGVYPTGRSPFGVYDMAGNVEEYTADDYLPYPGGGTVADDLAVTRGTYRIARGGSFTRFGDLARTRRRHGWYARDIYAMGFRLAETP comes from the coding sequence ATGGCCGACGTCCCCGCCTCCCGCGTCCGGCTCGGCCTGCAGGAGGACGGAGTCGGCCGGGTCACCGCGCGCTGGCGGCACGCCGGGGTGATCGAGGACTGGATCGCCAAGGAATGCCCCGAACACGAGGCGGAGCTGCCCGCGTTCCGCATCGCGCTGCACCCGGTCACCAACGCCGAGTTCCGGCGCTTCCTGGAGGACACCGGCTCCACCGAGCTGCCGACCTCATGGCGCTTCGGCGTCTACCCCGACGGGCTCGGCAACCACCCCGTGTGGACGGTGTCGCCCGAGGCCGCCGACGCCTACGCCGCGTGGCTCGCCGACCGCACCGGCCGCGCCTTCCGGCTGTCGACCGAGGCGGAGTGGGAGTACGCCGCCGCCGGACCCGAGGGACGGGAGTTCCCCTGGGGCGAGGCGTTCGAGCCCGAGCACGCCAACACCGTCGAGTCCGGGCCGCTGGCCACCACCCCGATCGGCGTGTACCCGACCGGGCGTTCGCCCTTCGGGGTGTACGACATGGCGGGCAACGTCGAGGAGTACACCGCCGACGACTATCTCCCCTACCCCGGCGGCGGCACAGTCGCCGACGACCTCGCCGTCACCCGCGGCACCTACCGCATCGCCCGCGGCGGCAGCTTCACCCGCTTCGGCGACCTCGCCCGCACTCGCCGCCGCCACGGCTGGTACGCACGCGACATCTACGCCATGGGCTTCCGCCTCGCGGAGACGCCGTGA
- a CDS encoding DEAD/DEAH box helicase has protein sequence MSGGDLDPALLHHIVNTLGWRSLRPLQEAAVTPLACGDDAVLLAPTAGGKTEAAAFPLLTRMTAERWSGTSVLYVCPLKALLNNLLPRWETYTSWLGRTAALWHGDTTAGARKRILAARPDVLLTTPESLEAMLVSANVDHTSFFSGVRAVVVDEVHAFAGDDRGWHLLAVLERLQRVAGRPVQRVGLSATVGNPDALLTWLQGSGASKRPGQVIAPHLSDSPPVVATGVGSPPAVTGGPATTVPPGDVQLDYVGSLDNAATVIAALHRGEKRLVFCESRRYVEELGEKLLAKGVTTFLSHASLSLDERRRAEAAFAEARDCVIISTSTLELGIDVGDLDRVIQIDAPASVASFLQRLGRSGRREGTARNCLFLALDEDGLLGAAGLLLTWSQGWVEPVVAPPEPRHIVAQQLLALCLQENRVGEHLWQEWWNGLGPFGAPAEPIVRHLVDQGYLDRDGGMLFIGPEAERRFGHRHFMNLTAVFTAPPQFTVLQGRTEIGRTDPSLLTERVDGPRRLLLAGRSWQVTYIDWRRKRCFVEPVDGGGKAKWSSPGFGSAGSYELTRAERRVLLGEDPPVKLTGRAVSTLRRTREQYLERVHPGGTLIVQDRAGQMRWWTWAGHRANATLAATLDTVAVPGQHISDRWIRLREDITVHTWGDVTKDATDRLCLPDVDERAVRGLKFGEALPPRLAEATLSARLADTESAAAVLTEPVRFVRHER, from the coding sequence GTGAGTGGCGGGGATCTCGACCCGGCGCTCCTTCACCACATCGTGAACACCCTGGGATGGCGGAGCCTGCGCCCACTCCAGGAAGCAGCGGTCACTCCCCTGGCCTGCGGAGACGACGCCGTCCTCCTCGCCCCCACAGCGGGCGGCAAGACCGAGGCGGCCGCCTTCCCTCTGCTGACCCGGATGACGGCGGAGCGGTGGAGCGGTACGTCCGTCCTCTATGTCTGTCCGCTGAAGGCACTGCTCAACAACCTGCTGCCGAGGTGGGAGACCTACACCTCCTGGCTGGGCCGCACCGCGGCCCTGTGGCACGGCGACACCACGGCCGGTGCGCGCAAAAGGATCCTCGCGGCGCGTCCCGACGTCCTGCTCACCACACCGGAATCGCTCGAAGCGATGCTGGTGAGCGCCAACGTCGACCACACCTCGTTCTTCTCCGGGGTGCGGGCCGTCGTGGTGGACGAGGTGCACGCCTTCGCCGGTGACGACCGGGGATGGCACCTCCTCGCCGTCCTGGAACGGCTGCAACGGGTAGCGGGCCGGCCAGTGCAACGAGTCGGCCTCTCGGCGACCGTCGGCAACCCCGACGCACTGCTCACCTGGCTGCAGGGCTCAGGGGCGAGCAAGCGGCCGGGACAGGTGATCGCTCCTCACCTCTCCGACTCCCCACCCGTCGTGGCAACCGGGGTCGGGTCTCCACCCGCAGTAACCGGTGGCCCGGCCACCACCGTCCCACCGGGAGACGTCCAACTCGACTACGTCGGCTCGCTCGACAACGCCGCCACCGTCATCGCCGCCCTGCACCGTGGCGAGAAGCGCCTCGTCTTCTGCGAGTCACGGCGATACGTGGAGGAACTCGGGGAGAAGCTCCTGGCGAAGGGCGTCACCACCTTCCTCTCACACGCCTCACTCTCCCTGGACGAGCGCCGACGTGCCGAGGCGGCCTTCGCCGAGGCCCGCGACTGCGTGATCATCTCCACCAGCACGCTGGAACTCGGCATCGACGTCGGTGACCTGGACCGGGTCATCCAGATCGACGCCCCAGCCTCGGTGGCCTCCTTCCTCCAGCGGCTCGGCCGCTCCGGACGCCGCGAAGGCACCGCACGCAACTGCCTGTTCCTCGCCCTGGACGAGGACGGCCTGCTGGGAGCGGCCGGACTGCTGCTCACATGGTCGCAGGGATGGGTGGAGCCGGTCGTGGCACCACCGGAGCCCCGGCACATCGTCGCCCAGCAACTCCTCGCCCTGTGCCTGCAGGAGAACCGTGTCGGCGAGCACCTGTGGCAGGAATGGTGGAACGGGCTAGGCCCCTTCGGCGCGCCGGCCGAGCCGATCGTGCGCCACCTCGTCGACCAGGGGTACCTGGACCGGGACGGCGGCATGCTGTTCATCGGCCCGGAGGCGGAACGGCGCTTCGGACACCGTCACTTCATGAACCTCACCGCCGTGTTCACCGCACCTCCGCAGTTCACCGTCCTGCAGGGACGTACGGAGATCGGCCGGACCGATCCCAGCCTCCTCACCGAACGGGTCGACGGCCCGCGTCGGCTGCTGCTGGCCGGCCGGAGCTGGCAGGTCACCTACATCGACTGGCGGCGCAAGCGCTGCTTCGTCGAACCCGTCGACGGGGGAGGGAAGGCCAAGTGGAGCAGCCCCGGATTCGGTTCGGCGGGCTCTTACGAGCTCACCCGCGCGGAACGCCGGGTATTGCTGGGTGAGGACCCGCCTGTGAAGCTGACGGGACGGGCGGTCAGTACTCTGCGACGGACTCGTGAGCAGTACCTGGAGCGGGTGCACCCCGGAGGCACCTTGATCGTTCAGGACAGGGCGGGACAGATGCGCTGGTGGACCTGGGCGGGCCACCGTGCGAACGCCACACTCGCCGCGACCCTCGACACCGTCGCTGTGCCGGGACAACACATCAGCGACCGCTGGATCCGGCTGCGTGAGGACATCACCGTGCACACCTGGGGTGATGTGACGAAGGATGCGACCGACCGGCTGTGCCTGCCGGACGTGGACGAACGCGCGGTACGCGGACTGAAGTTCGGCGAGGCCCTTCCGCCACGCCTGGCCGAGGCCACATTGTCGGCCCGGCTGGCCGACACGGAGTCCGCCGCCGCCGTGCTCACGGAACCGGTGCGCTTCGTCCGACACGAGCGATGA
- the brxD gene encoding BREX system ATP-binding protein BrxD gives MNATAPASPVRMREVVDALRRGTVPQAGLDLLAVGLDRFETALDDDLAATARGGAAFHAIRGEYGSGKTFFARWLAERAKRAGLATAEVQISETETPLHRLETVYRRLTERLTTATHQPSALRAVVDSWFYTLEEEVLDAGETDEEDEAALAAAVDALMERRLADVARTTPAFAAALRGYRRAVAAGDGATAEALIAWLGGQKSVAASARRSAGVRGDLDHFAALGFLQGLLTVLRDCGHPGLLLVLDEIETLQRVRGDVREKGLNALRQLLDEIDAGRFPGLFLVITGTPAFYDGQQGAQRLPPLAQRLATDFTTEPRFDSPRAVQLRLPGFDLPQLVELGRAVRDLYVRIARDPGRVTERVDDAYLTELARAVTGGLGGKVGVAPRVFLRKLVADVLDRVDEFEDFDPRTHYALTITSSELTETERNAAASGDAGAVELELP, from the coding sequence ATGAACGCGACCGCCCCGGCCAGCCCCGTACGCATGCGGGAAGTCGTGGACGCGCTGCGGCGCGGCACCGTACCGCAGGCCGGGCTGGACCTCCTCGCCGTCGGCCTGGACCGGTTCGAGACCGCACTCGACGACGACCTGGCGGCAACGGCACGGGGCGGAGCGGCGTTTCACGCCATCCGCGGCGAGTACGGCTCCGGGAAGACGTTCTTCGCGCGGTGGCTCGCCGAGCGCGCCAAACGCGCGGGACTGGCCACCGCGGAAGTACAGATCTCCGAGACCGAGACCCCGCTGCACCGGCTGGAGACGGTCTACCGCAGACTCACCGAGCGCCTGACGACCGCCACCCACCAGCCCAGCGCACTGCGCGCGGTCGTCGATTCGTGGTTCTACACCCTCGAAGAGGAAGTTCTCGACGCAGGGGAGACGGACGAAGAGGACGAGGCGGCGCTCGCCGCGGCCGTCGACGCGCTCATGGAACGCAGACTCGCCGACGTCGCCAGGACCACCCCCGCCTTCGCCGCCGCACTGCGCGGCTACCGGAGAGCTGTCGCCGCCGGAGACGGGGCGACGGCGGAAGCACTCATCGCCTGGCTCGGCGGTCAGAAGTCGGTCGCTGCCTCCGCCCGCCGCAGTGCCGGCGTCCGGGGAGACCTCGATCACTTCGCGGCCCTCGGATTTCTGCAAGGGCTGCTTACCGTGCTGCGCGACTGCGGCCACCCGGGCCTCCTCCTCGTCCTCGACGAAATCGAGACCCTGCAACGGGTACGAGGTGATGTCCGCGAGAAGGGCCTCAACGCGCTGAGGCAGCTGCTGGACGAGATCGACGCGGGCCGGTTCCCGGGGCTCTTCCTCGTCATCACGGGAACCCCGGCGTTCTACGACGGACAGCAGGGTGCGCAGCGGCTGCCTCCGCTCGCACAACGGCTGGCCACCGACTTCACGACCGAGCCGCGGTTCGACTCCCCGCGTGCCGTCCAACTCCGGCTCCCGGGATTCGACCTGCCTCAGCTCGTCGAACTCGGCCGTGCGGTGCGCGACCTGTACGTCCGGATCGCACGCGACCCCGGGCGGGTGACCGAGCGGGTCGACGACGCGTATCTGACGGAGCTGGCCAGAGCCGTCACCGGCGGACTCGGCGGCAAGGTCGGCGTCGCGCCCCGCGTGTTCCTGCGCAAGCTGGTGGCCGACGTCCTCGACCGCGTCGACGAGTTCGAGGACTTCGACCCCCGCACGCACTACGCGCTCACCATCACCTCGTCCGAACTCACCGAAACCGAGCGCAACGCGGCCGCGTCCGGGGACGCCGGTGCCGTCGAACTGGAGCTGCCGTGA
- the pglZ gene encoding BREX-2 system phosphatase PglZ: MALLPQVGRRTVEALLDRHAKKLAEHSLMLVHGQYAAGAATTFTAEVGERTRRVTVRDESSVLGVLAAWHSHRDEAAPGDLLVVTTGVDDDQLGWDLRGHAVHRRTLTVEKAEIVMQRFGATGLDVRMYREEWLLQALVDAEPAGRGWPRTAGVLTRDAALRALVVERLGLDQPDISPHATAEAAVDADVLLAWSRTPAGPRRFAELAGTERAELKKWLGEVAGPAVPVLLALAEIGRGHDAMALGLLGAALRDPAADPDVALAVGGLFGEAGPRRSEIGSFTDAVEGTLLRWIGEAAGSVDARHKVFAVLQRADDLARDAGLTAGLSGSRFLLSSFAAQLAAVVEGAHKSPGQGEEALAELTGHALAGLFPDRVRVAEMSVRLARWLRQGPPAVASVAAGVRDHVAEWGWVDRALSVLWGGDPGGDPTVAQGLRDLYEDGRAQRERLDEQFARHLAGWTPNATAQQPGGCLLVENVLDAVVRPLTTGGAPLVIVLDGMSSAVAAQLGEEAEREGWQEIVPRPCDGTRSTRLAAVSILPSITRTSRASLLSGTATNGGQSAETSGFAAFWKKRRKDAVLFHKASIGGDAGHFLAQELTSALASDAVVGVVLNTIDDALDSGQQGQRTVWSLGDITYLRELLAAARSYARPVVLVADHGHVIDRGRGRVSPAADGGGSARWRPDTDAGEGEVVLRGPRVLEGDGTITVPWHEDIRYAARRAGYHGGASLAEITVPVLVLLPAKELAPRDWEPLPREQAAPSWWKATAATPVEVPDPRPESAAQPVRKPARSPRRQDEELFGTDAVVMPEAAPKTTPAPVTLGGRVVASEVYEAQKEYVRKAPEGKVVAAVIDALAAAGGTMSPAALAAAISATGRVRRNIEGFVATVQRLLNLEGYPVLGFVDAGHAVKLDVALLRDQFLADEARAGAAGAGSARKETP, encoded by the coding sequence ATGGCGCTCCTGCCACAGGTGGGCCGGCGCACCGTCGAAGCGCTCCTGGACCGGCACGCCAAGAAGCTGGCCGAGCACAGCCTCATGCTGGTCCACGGACAGTACGCGGCCGGGGCGGCCACCACCTTCACCGCCGAGGTCGGCGAGCGCACCCGCCGTGTCACGGTACGCGACGAGTCCTCCGTCCTCGGCGTCCTGGCCGCCTGGCACAGCCACCGCGACGAGGCCGCCCCCGGTGACCTGCTGGTGGTCACCACCGGAGTCGACGACGACCAGCTCGGCTGGGACCTGCGCGGGCACGCGGTGCACCGGCGCACCCTCACCGTCGAGAAGGCCGAGATCGTGATGCAGCGGTTCGGGGCCACCGGCCTCGACGTGCGCATGTATCGCGAGGAGTGGCTGCTCCAGGCCCTTGTCGACGCCGAGCCCGCCGGACGGGGATGGCCGCGCACCGCAGGCGTCCTCACCCGGGACGCCGCGCTTCGAGCCCTGGTCGTCGAACGCCTCGGACTCGACCAACCGGACATCTCGCCCCACGCCACGGCGGAGGCCGCCGTGGACGCGGACGTGCTGCTCGCCTGGTCGCGCACCCCCGCCGGGCCGCGGCGTTTCGCCGAACTCGCCGGCACCGAACGCGCGGAGCTGAAGAAGTGGCTCGGCGAGGTCGCAGGGCCCGCCGTACCCGTCCTGCTCGCCCTCGCCGAGATCGGACGGGGACACGACGCGATGGCCCTCGGCCTGCTCGGCGCCGCGCTGCGCGACCCCGCCGCCGACCCCGACGTGGCCCTCGCCGTCGGCGGCCTGTTCGGCGAGGCCGGACCGCGCCGCAGCGAGATCGGCTCCTTCACCGACGCGGTGGAGGGCACCCTCCTGCGCTGGATCGGAGAGGCCGCGGGTTCGGTCGACGCCCGCCACAAGGTGTTCGCCGTACTGCAGCGCGCCGACGACCTGGCCCGGGACGCCGGTCTCACCGCCGGCCTCAGCGGCAGTCGCTTCCTCCTGTCCAGCTTCGCCGCCCAGCTCGCCGCCGTCGTCGAGGGTGCCCACAAGTCCCCCGGCCAGGGCGAGGAGGCACTGGCCGAACTGACCGGACACGCACTGGCCGGACTCTTCCCCGACCGGGTGCGCGTCGCCGAGATGTCCGTGCGTCTCGCGCGGTGGCTGCGCCAGGGACCGCCCGCAGTGGCCTCCGTCGCCGCCGGCGTACGCGACCACGTCGCCGAGTGGGGGTGGGTCGACCGGGCGCTGTCCGTTCTCTGGGGAGGCGACCCCGGCGGCGACCCCACCGTCGCACAGGGCCTGCGCGACCTCTACGAGGACGGACGGGCCCAGCGTGAACGGCTCGACGAGCAGTTCGCCCGGCACCTGGCCGGCTGGACCCCGAACGCCACCGCCCAGCAGCCGGGTGGATGCCTTCTCGTCGAGAACGTCCTCGACGCCGTCGTCCGTCCCCTGACCACAGGCGGAGCGCCCCTGGTGATCGTGCTCGACGGAATGAGCAGCGCCGTCGCCGCGCAACTGGGGGAGGAAGCCGAACGGGAAGGCTGGCAGGAGATCGTGCCGCGGCCCTGTGACGGCACACGGAGCACCCGCCTCGCAGCCGTCTCCATACTGCCCTCGATCACCCGCACGAGCCGGGCGTCCCTGCTCAGCGGCACGGCCACCAACGGAGGACAGTCCGCCGAGACCTCCGGGTTCGCGGCCTTCTGGAAGAAGCGGCGCAAGGATGCGGTCCTCTTCCACAAGGCGTCGATAGGGGGAGACGCGGGCCACTTCCTCGCCCAGGAACTCACCTCCGCGCTCGCCTCCGACGCCGTCGTCGGCGTCGTCCTCAACACCATCGACGACGCGCTCGACTCCGGTCAGCAGGGGCAGCGCACCGTGTGGTCCCTCGGCGACATCACCTACCTGCGCGAGCTTCTGGCCGCCGCCCGCAGCTACGCCCGTCCCGTCGTCCTCGTCGCCGACCACGGCCACGTCATCGACCGTGGCCGGGGCCGGGTGTCACCGGCGGCGGACGGGGGCGGATCGGCACGCTGGCGGCCCGACACCGATGCCGGCGAAGGCGAGGTCGTACTGCGCGGACCGCGCGTCCTCGAAGGAGACGGCACCATCACCGTTCCCTGGCACGAGGACATCCGGTACGCCGCACGCCGGGCCGGCTACCACGGCGGGGCCTCCCTCGCCGAGATCACCGTCCCGGTCCTCGTCCTCCTCCCCGCGAAGGAACTCGCCCCGCGCGACTGGGAACCGCTGCCCCGCGAACAGGCCGCGCCCTCCTGGTGGAAGGCCACCGCCGCGACACCCGTCGAGGTGCCGGATCCTCGGCCGGAGAGCGCCGCGCAGCCGGTACGGAAACCGGCGAGGTCCCCACGTCGGCAGGACGAGGAGCTGTTCGGTACCGACGCCGTGGTGATGCCGGAAGCGGCACCGAAGACCACGCCCGCTCCCGTGACTCTCGGCGGGCGTGTGGTGGCGAGCGAGGTGTACGAGGCGCAGAAGGAGTATGTACGCAAGGCCCCGGAAGGCAAGGTCGTCGCCGCCGTCATCGACGCGCTCGCCGCCGCCGGGGGCACCATGTCACCCGCCGCGCTGGCCGCGGCCATCTCGGCGACCGGCCGGGTGCGACGCAACATCGAGGGCTTCGTCGCCACCGTGCAGCGCCTGCTCAACCTCGAGGGGTATCCGGTACTCGGCTTCGTCGACGCCGGTCACGCCGTGAAGCTCGACGTCGCCCTGCTCCGGGACCAGTTCCTGGCGGACGAAGCGAGGGCCGGAGCGGCGGGGGCCGGATCGGCGAGGAAGGAGACGCCATGA
- a CDS encoding class I SAM-dependent methyltransferase, whose amino-acid sequence MPSRSPGSRWGGPAPTPLYSRQIKRLGAAEVLGADVSTEMVAAARAIEERAPLGVRYTVADATDLPVPERPFDVASAVYLLNYPKDAAEMEDMCRAVRRSLAPGARFLVLTQAPAYRFDGPSMAKYGFTYEPVAHGPIGPRVRIVAQLDPPVEFVTSYPHREVYEQSLTRAGFRDVTWVPLHVSEEGLRERGEEYWADFLGNPPLTMLHCTAV is encoded by the coding sequence GTGCCGTCGAGATCGCCGGGTTCGCGCTGGGGAGGACCAGCCCCAACCCCGCTGTACAGCCGTCAGATCAAGCGCCTGGGCGCCGCCGAGGTGCTCGGCGCGGACGTTTCCACCGAGATGGTCGCCGCCGCCCGCGCGATCGAGGAGCGCGCCCCGCTCGGGGTGCGCTACACGGTCGCCGACGCCACCGACCTGCCGGTCCCCGAGCGGCCGTTCGACGTGGCGAGCGCCGTCTACCTTCTCAACTACCCGAAGGACGCCGCCGAGATGGAGGACATGTGCCGGGCGGTACGCCGCAGCCTGGCACCCGGCGCCCGCTTCCTCGTGCTGACCCAGGCGCCCGCCTACCGGTTCGACGGTCCGTCCATGGCCAAGTACGGCTTCACGTACGAGCCCGTGGCCCACGGCCCGATCGGTCCCAGGGTCCGGATCGTCGCCCAGCTCGACCCGCCTGTCGAGTTCGTCACCTCGTATCCGCACCGCGAGGTGTACGAGCAGAGCCTCACCCGGGCGGGTTTCCGCGACGTGACATGGGTGCCGTTGCACGTGTCGGAGGAGGGCCTGCGCGAGCGGGGCGAGGAGTACTGGGCGGACTTCCTGGGCAACCCGCCGCTGACCATGCTCCACTGCACGGCCGTCTGA